Proteins encoded together in one Neobacillus sp. FSL H8-0543 window:
- the pnp gene encoding polyribonucleotide nucleotidyltransferase: MEQTKHEYSMDWAGRKLTVEIGQLAKQANGAVMVRYGDTAVLSTATASKEPRNLDFFPLTVNYEERLYAVGKIPGGFIKREGRPSDKAILASRLIDRPIRPLFADGFRNDVQVISIVMSVDQDCSSEMAAMFGSSLALCTSDIPFEGPIAGVVVGQVNGEFVINPTVDQAEKSIMNLTVAGTKDAINMVEARADEVPEETMLEAIMFGHNEIKRLIEFQEMIVSEIGKEKRQITLYELDQDLEAEVREICESEMINAIQVQEKHAREDAINEVKNKVLAKFEEQEATDEDIKQIKKILDKMVKGEVRRLITVEKIRPDGRKIDEIRPLSSQVSILPRTHGSGLFTRGQTQALSICTLGAMGDVQILDGLGIEEEKRFMHHYNFPLFSVGETGPIRGPGRREIGHGNLGERALEPIIPNEKDFPYTIRLVSEVLESNGSTSQASICASTLAMMDAGVPIKAPVAGIAMGLVKSGEHYTVLSDIQGMEDHLGDMDFKVAGTAAGVTALQMDIKIDGLSREILEEALQQAKIGRMHILDSMLATISEPRTELSQFAPKILTMTINPDKIRDVIGPSGKQINKIIEETGVKIDIEQDGTVFIASTNQEMNQKAKKIIEDIVREVQVGELYLGKVKRIEKFGAFVEVFAGKDGLVHISELAEERVGKVEDVIKLGDEILVKVTEIDKQGRVNLSRKAVLKEQREKAEQKQ, from the coding sequence ATGGAACAAACGAAACACGAGTATTCTATGGATTGGGCTGGCCGCAAATTAACAGTTGAAATCGGACAACTAGCAAAACAAGCAAATGGTGCGGTAATGGTGCGCTACGGCGATACAGCTGTATTAAGTACGGCAACAGCTTCAAAGGAACCGAGAAATTTAGACTTTTTCCCTTTAACAGTTAACTATGAAGAACGCTTATACGCTGTAGGTAAAATCCCAGGCGGATTTATTAAACGGGAGGGGCGTCCAAGTGACAAAGCAATCTTAGCCAGTCGTCTAATCGATCGCCCAATTCGTCCGCTTTTTGCTGACGGGTTCCGTAATGATGTACAAGTTATCAGTATCGTAATGAGTGTAGATCAAGACTGTTCTTCAGAAATGGCAGCAATGTTCGGTTCTTCTTTAGCGCTTTGTACTTCAGACATTCCGTTTGAAGGTCCGATTGCCGGTGTAGTGGTAGGTCAAGTAAACGGAGAATTTGTTATCAATCCAACTGTAGATCAAGCAGAAAAAAGCATAATGAATTTAACCGTTGCAGGTACGAAAGATGCAATCAACATGGTTGAAGCGCGAGCAGATGAAGTTCCTGAGGAAACAATGCTTGAAGCAATTATGTTTGGTCATAACGAAATCAAACGTTTAATTGAATTCCAAGAAATGATTGTTTCAGAAATTGGCAAGGAAAAAAGACAAATTACCTTATATGAACTGGATCAAGATTTAGAAGCAGAAGTAAGAGAAATATGTGAATCTGAAATGATTAATGCGATTCAAGTTCAAGAAAAGCATGCTCGTGAAGATGCTATTAATGAAGTTAAAAATAAAGTGTTAGCAAAGTTTGAAGAACAAGAAGCAACAGATGAAGACATTAAACAAATTAAGAAAATTTTGGACAAGATGGTTAAAGGTGAAGTTCGCCGCTTAATTACAGTGGAAAAGATTCGTCCAGATGGCCGTAAAATTGACGAAATTCGTCCACTATCTTCTCAGGTTAGTATATTACCGCGAACACATGGTTCAGGTTTGTTCACGCGTGGGCAGACACAGGCATTAAGTATTTGTACTCTCGGTGCAATGGGTGATGTACAGATTCTTGATGGCTTAGGAATTGAAGAAGAAAAACGGTTTATGCATCATTATAATTTCCCGTTATTTAGTGTCGGCGAAACTGGCCCTATCCGTGGACCAGGCCGTCGCGAAATTGGACATGGTAACCTTGGTGAGCGTGCACTTGAACCTATTATTCCGAACGAAAAAGATTTCCCTTATACCATCCGTCTTGTTTCAGAGGTTCTTGAGTCCAACGGTTCTACTTCACAAGCAAGTATCTGTGCAAGTACACTGGCGATGATGGATGCCGGTGTTCCTATAAAAGCCCCTGTTGCAGGTATTGCTATGGGCCTCGTAAAATCAGGTGAACATTATACAGTTCTATCTGATATTCAAGGCATGGAAGATCATCTGGGAGATATGGATTTCAAAGTTGCAGGTACTGCTGCAGGTGTCACAGCACTGCAAATGGATATTAAAATTGATGGGCTTTCACGAGAAATATTAGAAGAGGCACTTCAACAGGCTAAAATCGGAAGAATGCATATATTAGATTCGATGCTTGCAACGATTTCAGAACCTAGAACAGAACTTTCTCAATTTGCACCAAAAATTCTAACAATGACGATTAACCCAGATAAAATCCGTGATGTAATTGGACCAAGCGGAAAACAAATCAATAAAATTATTGAAGAAACTGGCGTTAAGATTGATATCGAACAAGATGGTACTGTCTTTATTGCCTCAACAAATCAGGAAATGAATCAAAAAGCGAAAAAAATCATCGAAGACATCGTTCGTGAAGTACAGGTCGGTGAACTTTACTTGGGTAAAGTGAAACGAATCGAAAAATTTGGTGCCTTCGTAGAAGTTTTCGCAGGTAAAGATGGATTGGTTCATATTTCTGAACTAGCTGAGGAACGTGTAGGAAAAGTTGAAGATGTTATTAAACTTGGTGATGAAATCTTAGTTAAAGTTACAGAGATTGATAAACAAGGCCGAGTGAATCTTTCGCGTAAGGCAGTACTTAAAGAACAACGTGAAAAGGCTGAACAGAAACAATAA
- a CDS encoding polysaccharide deacetylase family protein yields MKKLGIVVLFILALLMIVNNSYVNKYVALLTESAILAVNPTDPLYQSIVKNASTYEIPPSDAKIDRVWKAIPGYNGLKVDIEASYKNMKKIDRFNEKKLVFTQMKPEVHLNDLPPSPIYRGHPEKPMVSFIINVAWGNEYLSDILATLKKDQVSASFFLEGNWVKKNPELAKMIVSAGHEVGNHSYSHPDMKILGAAQTRNQMLKTNEVIEAATGVKPVWFAPPSGSYRDETVKIAAEYKMKTVMWTVDTVDWKKPTPETLINRVISKIDNGSIVLMHPTEATAKSLNRLIALIKEKELKIGTVSDLMNEERILK; encoded by the coding sequence ATGAAAAAGTTAGGTATAGTTGTATTATTTATTTTGGCTTTATTGATGATAGTAAATAATTCATATGTAAATAAATATGTAGCCTTATTAACAGAAAGCGCAATACTAGCGGTGAATCCAACAGATCCTCTTTATCAAAGTATAGTAAAGAATGCTTCTACATATGAAATACCACCTTCCGATGCGAAAATTGACAGAGTCTGGAAAGCAATACCAGGGTATAATGGTTTAAAAGTTGATATAGAAGCATCATATAAAAATATGAAAAAAATTGACCGTTTTAATGAAAAAAAACTGGTTTTTACACAAATGAAACCGGAAGTGCATCTTAACGATTTACCTCCCTCTCCCATTTACCGAGGGCACCCAGAAAAACCAATGGTCAGTTTCATCATAAATGTGGCTTGGGGAAATGAATATTTATCAGATATACTTGCAACCTTAAAGAAGGATCAAGTATCTGCGAGTTTTTTCCTTGAGGGTAATTGGGTTAAGAAAAACCCGGAGCTTGCTAAAATGATTGTGAGCGCAGGACATGAAGTTGGAAACCACTCTTATTCACATCCTGATATGAAAATATTAGGAGCAGCGCAGACAAGGAATCAGATGCTTAAAACGAATGAAGTAATTGAAGCGGCGACAGGAGTGAAACCTGTTTGGTTTGCACCCCCGAGCGGCAGCTATCGCGATGAGACGGTAAAAATTGCAGCTGAATATAAGATGAAAACAGTCATGTGGACAGTTGATACAGTGGACTGGAAAAAACCAACACCTGAAACGCTAATAAATCGTGTAATATCAAAAATTGACAATGGTTCAATCGTTCTTATGCATCCAACCGAAGCAACTGCAAAATCGTTAAATCGGTTAATTGCACTTATTAAAGAAAAAGAATTAAAAATCGGTACGGTTTCCGATTTAATGAATGAGGAAAGAATTTTGAAATAA
- a CDS encoding pitrilysin family protein, whose amino-acid sequence MINRYTCNNGVRIVLENIPHVRSVAIGVWIGTGSRNEDPQTNGISHFLEHMFFKGTKTRTAKEIAESFDSIGGQVNAFTSKEYTCYYAKVLDTHSQFALDVLADMFFNSSFDEVELQKERNVVLEEIKMYEDTPDDIVHDLLSRAVYEDHPLGYPILGTEETLNTFSGDTLRDYIHERYTPENVVISIAGNISENFIQEVEKYFGSYVGGKHETTDNLPVFHSNRLSRKKDTEQAHLCIGFEGLKVGHEDMYSLIVLNNVLGGSMSSRLFQEVREQRGLAYSVFSYHSAYQDNGVVTVYGGTGAKQLDVLFDTVQETLAKLKQDGITEKELTNSKEQLKGSLMLSLESTNSRMSRNGKNELLLKRHRSLDEIIDQIDLITKKSVNDMAHAVFTDKYSVSLISPNGDFPTNLK is encoded by the coding sequence ATGATAAACAGATATACATGCAATAACGGTGTAAGAATTGTATTAGAAAATATTCCGCACGTTCGATCTGTAGCCATTGGTGTATGGATTGGCACTGGTTCAAGAAATGAAGATCCTCAAACAAACGGAATTTCTCATTTCCTGGAGCATATGTTTTTCAAGGGAACAAAAACACGAACTGCTAAAGAAATCGCAGAATCCTTTGATAGTATCGGTGGCCAAGTGAACGCCTTTACCTCAAAGGAATATACATGCTACTATGCAAAAGTACTTGATACCCACTCGCAATTTGCATTAGATGTATTAGCCGATATGTTCTTTAACTCTTCCTTTGATGAAGTGGAATTACAGAAGGAAAGAAATGTTGTATTAGAAGAAATTAAAATGTATGAGGATACTCCTGATGATATCGTTCATGATTTACTAAGCCGTGCGGTATATGAAGATCATCCACTTGGTTACCCGATATTAGGGACAGAGGAGACACTAAATACTTTTTCTGGAGATACACTTAGAGACTACATTCACGAAAGATACACTCCCGAAAATGTAGTTATATCAATCGCTGGTAATATTTCTGAAAACTTTATCCAAGAGGTTGAGAAGTATTTTGGCTCTTATGTGGGTGGCAAACATGAAACGACAGATAACCTTCCTGTTTTTCACTCTAATCGCTTATCACGGAAGAAGGATACGGAGCAAGCCCATTTATGTATAGGTTTCGAAGGATTAAAAGTCGGTCATGAGGATATGTATAGCTTAATTGTCTTAAATAATGTCTTAGGGGGTAGCATGAGTAGTCGGCTATTCCAAGAAGTCCGCGAGCAGAGAGGCTTAGCCTATTCCGTTTTTTCTTATCATTCTGCCTATCAGGATAATGGGGTTGTGACGGTCTATGGTGGTACAGGAGCAAAACAGCTTGATGTCTTATTTGATACCGTTCAGGAAACACTTGCAAAGTTGAAGCAAGACGGAATTACTGAGAAAGAGCTCACTAACAGTAAAGAACAGTTAAAAGGAAGTTTAATGCTCAGTTTAGAAAGTACAAATAGCAGGATGAGCAGAAACGGGAAAAATGAACTTCTATTAAAACGTCATCGCTCACTTGATGAAATTATTGATCAAATTGACTTAATAACAAAGAAAAGTGTTAATGATATGGCACATGCCGTCTTTACGGATAAATACTCTGTTTCATTAATTAGCCCTAACGGTGATTTTCCAACTAACTTAAAATAA
- a CDS encoding YlmC/YmxH family sporulation protein, with the protein MRLSELSGKEIVDIKKAERLGVLGQTDLEINEGTGQIQALLIPSLKWFGFRKQGDEIRVPWQHIKKIGADMIIIDVPEGLEERE; encoded by the coding sequence ATGAGGCTAAGTGAATTAAGTGGAAAAGAGATTGTTGACATAAAAAAAGCAGAGCGACTTGGAGTGCTTGGGCAGACGGATCTTGAAATTAATGAAGGAACTGGGCAAATTCAGGCTCTTTTAATTCCTTCATTGAAATGGTTTGGTTTCAGGAAACAAGGAGATGAAATAAGAGTGCCGTGGCAGCATATTAAAAAAATTGGCGCAGATATGATAATTATTGATGTACCAGAAGGGTTAGAGGAACGAGAATAG
- the dpaA gene encoding dipicolinic acid synthetase subunit A yields MLTGMQIAVIGGDARQLEIIRKLTELDARLSLIGFEQLDHAFTGAVKEKLDEVDFSTMDALILPVPGTNLEGKVETIFSNEKVILTSEMLLKTPDHCTIYSGISNSYLNGITKETNRNLIQLFQRDDVAIYNSIPTVEGTIMMAIQHTDFTIHGSNIAILGLGRVGMSVARTFHALGAKVKVGARKSEHIARITEMGLTAFHLSDLEKEVRETDILINTIPLLIVSASVISKLPAHTLIIDLASKPGGTDFRYAEKRGIKALLAPGLPGIVAPKTAGQILANVLAQLLQEEFSRRKGNMK; encoded by the coding sequence ATGCTGACAGGAATGCAGATAGCCGTGATTGGTGGAGATGCAAGACAGCTGGAAATTATCCGGAAGTTAACCGAGTTAGATGCCCGATTATCGTTAATTGGCTTCGAACAGCTTGACCACGCTTTCACAGGCGCTGTTAAGGAGAAGTTGGATGAAGTCGATTTTTCAACTATGGATGCGCTTATCTTACCGGTACCCGGTACGAATTTAGAAGGAAAGGTTGAAACAATCTTTTCGAATGAAAAGGTAATTTTAACAAGCGAGATGCTTTTGAAAACCCCTGATCATTGCACGATCTATTCAGGCATAAGCAATTCGTATTTAAATGGAATAACGAAAGAAACAAATCGTAACCTTATTCAGCTTTTTCAGAGGGATGATGTAGCAATATACAATTCCATTCCAACAGTTGAAGGAACCATAATGATGGCAATTCAACACACGGATTTTACAATCCATGGTTCAAATATCGCCATTTTAGGCTTAGGAAGAGTAGGTATGAGTGTTGCGAGAACATTTCATGCTCTTGGTGCAAAAGTGAAGGTCGGTGCTAGAAAGAGCGAGCATATAGCGAGAATTACAGAAATGGGATTAACAGCTTTCCATTTAAGTGATCTTGAAAAAGAAGTAAGAGAAACAGATATCTTAATCAATACCATTCCTTTATTAATTGTGAGTGCTTCGGTTATTTCAAAATTGCCTGCACACACGCTAATAATTGACCTTGCTTCGAAACCAGGGGGAACCGATTTTAGATATGCAGAAAAAAGGGGAATAAAAGCGCTACTTGCACCAGGTTTACCAGGAATTGTTGCGCCGAAAACGGCTGGTCAAATATTGGCTAATGTTCTAGCCCAATTGCTTCAAGAGGAGTTTAGCAGGCGAAAGGGGAATATGAAATGA
- a CDS encoding dipicolinate synthase subunit B yields MSLKGKKIGFGLTGSHCTYDAVFPEIEKLVQAGAEVIPVVSYTVKNTDTRFGKGEDWIERIENLTGNIAIDSIVRAEPLGPKTPLDCMVIAPLTGVSMSKFANALNDSPVLMAAKATLRNLKPVVLGISTNDALGLNGVNLMRLMATKHIYFIPYGQDDPVKKPNSMVARMTLLTETVEAAIEGKQIQPVLVERYKDID; encoded by the coding sequence ATGAGTTTAAAAGGGAAAAAAATCGGATTTGGATTAACTGGTTCCCATTGTACCTATGATGCAGTTTTTCCAGAAATTGAAAAGTTAGTCCAGGCAGGTGCTGAAGTTATACCAGTAGTTTCATACACTGTTAAAAATACTGATACACGTTTTGGAAAAGGTGAAGATTGGATCGAAAGGATAGAGAACTTAACAGGAAATATAGCAATTGACTCAATTGTAAGGGCTGAACCGCTCGGACCAAAGACACCGTTAGATTGCATGGTTATAGCTCCATTAACTGGTGTATCTATGAGTAAATTTGCCAATGCCTTGAATGATAGTCCAGTATTAATGGCGGCTAAAGCGACTCTTCGCAATCTGAAGCCTGTTGTACTAGGCATTTCCACTAATGATGCGTTAGGTTTAAATGGAGTAAACTTAATGAGATTAATGGCTACAAAACATATCTATTTTATCCCTTATGGCCAGGATGATCCTGTCAAGAAACCAAATTCGATGGTCGCAAGAATGACTTTGCTTACTGAAACAGTAGAAGCAGCAATTGAGGGTAAACAAATTCAACCCGTGCTTGTTGAGAGATATAAGGATATCGACTAA
- the asd gene encoding aspartate-semialdehyde dehydrogenase, whose protein sequence is MIQQKGYHVAVVGATGAVGQQMIKTLIKEKFPIKQLTLLSSARSAGKKVEVNGVEHTIQEAKPESFAGVDIALFSAGGSISKELGPEAVKHGAIVVDNTSAFRMDINTPLVVPEVNEQDLHTHNGIIANPNCSTIQMVVALEPIRQKYGLKKVIVSTYQAVSGAGAVAIEELQEQTKAIISGEKVEPKILPVKGDKNHYQIAFNAIPQIDKFDENGYTFEEMKMINETKKIMHLPELHVSATCVRLPVAVGHSESVYFEIDTDGVSAHDLKELLKDAPGIVLQDDPDNQLYPMPANCVGSNDVFVGRIRNDLNETRGFHMWVVSDNLLKGAAGNSVQIAESLIKLGLIKEKEKQ, encoded by the coding sequence ATGATTCAACAAAAGGGTTATCACGTTGCAGTTGTCGGTGCAACAGGAGCGGTTGGACAACAAATGATAAAAACTTTAATAAAAGAAAAATTTCCTATTAAACAATTAACTTTATTGTCTTCTGCACGTTCAGCAGGTAAGAAAGTTGAAGTAAATGGTGTCGAACATACGATTCAGGAAGCAAAGCCGGAGAGCTTTGCAGGGGTCGATATCGCCTTATTTAGTGCTGGGGGAAGTATTTCTAAAGAACTTGGACCGGAAGCCGTAAAGCATGGCGCCATTGTCGTAGATAACACGAGTGCTTTTCGAATGGACATCAACACTCCTTTAGTTGTCCCTGAGGTCAACGAACAGGATTTGCATACCCATAATGGCATCATCGCCAATCCTAATTGCTCTACGATTCAAATGGTAGTTGCCTTAGAACCAATTCGTCAAAAATATGGTTTAAAAAAGGTAATAGTATCAACGTATCAAGCGGTATCTGGTGCTGGTGCGGTGGCTATCGAGGAGTTGCAAGAACAAACAAAAGCTATTATTAGCGGAGAAAAAGTAGAACCCAAGATTTTACCTGTTAAGGGCGACAAGAACCACTACCAAATCGCCTTTAATGCGATTCCGCAAATTGATAAATTTGATGAAAATGGCTATACCTTTGAAGAAATGAAAATGATTAATGAAACAAAGAAAATTATGCATTTGCCTGAACTCCACGTTTCGGCAACCTGTGTGAGACTGCCAGTTGCTGTTGGACACTCTGAATCTGTTTATTTTGAAATTGATACGGATGGAGTTAGTGCTCATGATTTGAAGGAATTGTTAAAGGATGCTCCCGGAATAGTACTGCAGGATGATCCAGACAATCAATTATATCCAATGCCTGCAAATTGTGTTGGAAGCAATGATGTATTTGTGGGAAGAATTCGAAATGACCTGAATGAAACACGAGGTTTTCATATGTGGGTGGTTTCAGACAACCTACTAAAGGGTGCAGCTGGAAATTCAGTGCAGATTGCTGAAAGTTTAATAAAGCTAGGATTAATTAAAGAAAAAGAAAAACAATAA
- the dapG gene encoding aspartate kinase has protein sequence MKIIVQKFGGTSVKNEESRKHAKVHVKNALADGYKVVVVVSAMGRKGEPYATDTLLSLIGGNNSKVKKREYDLLLSCGEIISSIVFANTLIDNGIKAIALTGAQAGFRTNNDHSNAKIIEMQCDRLLRELKDYDVVVVAGFQGATKNGEITTIGRGGSDTSAAALGAAVNAEWIDIFTDVEGIMTADPRIAENARRLSVVTYTELCNMAYQGAKVIHPRAVEIAMQAKVPIRIRSTYSESIGTLVTSIDPDARGNDIRDRIVTGIAHVSNVTQIKVFAKKEQYYLQAEVFKAMANEKISVDFINISPNGVVYTVTDEMAERAIQVLNELGHEPVVEQHCSKVSIVGAGIAGVPGVTSKIVTALSDHGIRILQSADSHTTIWVLVKQDDLVKSVNALHDAFHLDEETIDIKLSNL, from the coding sequence ATGAAAATTATTGTTCAAAAATTTGGCGGGACATCTGTCAAGAATGAGGAAAGCAGGAAACACGCTAAGGTTCATGTGAAAAACGCGTTGGCTGATGGTTACAAAGTGGTTGTAGTCGTGTCTGCTATGGGGAGAAAAGGTGAACCCTATGCAACAGACACATTACTCTCACTAATTGGGGGTAATAATAGTAAAGTCAAAAAACGAGAGTATGATTTATTATTATCCTGCGGAGAAATCATTTCTAGTATTGTTTTTGCTAATACGCTGATAGACAATGGTATAAAAGCCATTGCTTTGACAGGAGCTCAAGCTGGATTTCGAACAAACAACGACCATTCAAATGCAAAGATTATAGAAATGCAATGTGACCGTTTATTACGGGAGCTTAAAGATTATGATGTTGTTGTAGTTGCAGGTTTCCAAGGTGCTACAAAAAATGGGGAAATCACCACGATTGGACGAGGTGGTAGTGATACCTCTGCAGCGGCGCTTGGTGCAGCAGTAAACGCAGAATGGATAGATATATTTACAGATGTCGAAGGAATAATGACAGCAGATCCACGGATTGCTGAGAACGCAAGACGTCTTTCAGTGGTCACGTATACAGAACTTTGTAACATGGCCTATCAAGGTGCAAAGGTTATCCATCCAAGGGCTGTAGAAATAGCGATGCAGGCAAAGGTACCAATCCGAATTCGCTCAACGTATTCAGAAAGCATTGGAACACTGGTCACATCTATTGATCCTGATGCTCGCGGTAATGATATTAGGGATAGAATTGTAACAGGAATTGCCCATGTTTCAAATGTGACTCAAATTAAAGTTTTTGCAAAGAAAGAGCAATACTATTTACAAGCAGAAGTTTTCAAAGCCATGGCAAACGAAAAAATAAGTGTAGATTTTATCAATATTTCTCCAAATGGCGTTGTATACACTGTTACCGATGAAATGGCAGAACGGGCCATTCAGGTATTAAATGAACTAGGGCATGAGCCAGTAGTGGAACAACATTGTTCTAAAGTGTCTATTGTTGGTGCAGGTATTGCAGGAGTACCAGGAGTTACCTCTAAAATAGTCACTGCATTATCCGATCACGGAATCCGTATTTTACAATCCGCTGACAGTCATACGACCATCTGGGTATTAGTGAAACAAGATGATTTGGTTAAATCAGTAAATGCATTACATGATGCATTTCATTTAGATGAAGAGACCATTGATATAAAACTTTCTAATTTATAA
- the dapA gene encoding 4-hydroxy-tetrahydrodipicolinate synthase has translation MVHFGRVSTAMVTPFDKKGHIDFAKTTQLINYLIENGTDSLVVAGTTGESPTLSKEEKLALFSHVVKIADGRIPVIAGTGSNNTYASIELTKKAEQVGVDAIMAVAPYYNKPNQEGLFQHFKIIAEATSLPVMVYNIPGRSAVNILPETIVRLSKLPNIVAVKEASGDLSAMTHIIANTDDDFQLYSGDDGVTIPVLAIGGAGVVSVASHVIGNEMQEMVKAFLVGEIEKAAKLHQQLLPIIQGLFTAPSPVPVKTALQVKGMGVGSVRLPLVPLTEQERAALTSLLSNI, from the coding sequence ATGGTTCATTTTGGGCGAGTATCGACGGCGATGGTTACCCCTTTTGATAAAAAAGGGCATATCGATTTTGCCAAGACTACTCAATTAATAAATTATCTAATTGAAAATGGTACGGATTCCTTGGTTGTTGCGGGGACAACAGGAGAATCACCCACGCTATCAAAGGAAGAAAAACTGGCATTATTCAGTCATGTAGTGAAAATTGCAGATGGAAGAATCCCAGTCATTGCTGGTACGGGGAGCAATAATACTTATGCATCTATTGAGTTGACAAAGAAAGCTGAACAGGTTGGTGTAGATGCGATTATGGCAGTGGCACCCTATTACAATAAACCAAATCAGGAAGGTTTATTTCAGCATTTTAAAATAATAGCAGAGGCTACTTCATTGCCTGTAATGGTCTATAATATTCCGGGAAGGTCAGCTGTTAACATTCTCCCCGAAACAATTGTCCGATTGTCAAAGCTTCCAAATATTGTAGCTGTCAAGGAAGCAAGTGGAGATTTAAGTGCAATGACGCATATCATAGCTAATACAGATGACGATTTCCAACTTTATAGCGGTGATGATGGCGTTACGATACCTGTGCTAGCAATTGGCGGGGCAGGCGTTGTTTCAGTAGCCTCACACGTTATCGGTAATGAAATGCAGGAGATGGTTAAGGCATTCTTGGTAGGGGAAATTGAAAAAGCTGCAAAACTTCACCAACAACTGCTGCCAATTATTCAGGGGTTATTTACTGCTCCAAGTCCTGTGCCAGTTAAAACAGCACTTCAGGTTAAAGGGATGGGTGTAGGTTCAGTAAGGCTGCCTCTGGTTCCGCTAACTGAACAAGAGCGCGCTGCACTGACTAGTCTGTTATCAAATATATAA